A single Lolium perenne isolate Kyuss_39 chromosome 6, Kyuss_2.0, whole genome shotgun sequence DNA region contains:
- the LOC127309602 gene encoding uncharacterized protein translates to MSLSSYFDASLRPPPESGDAEEDERDSWDWGEALIDSVAYMIDESNHTSARCPFTTREGSPEQLQVTFCLNPPPHVSYFSIAYTSGEPTRFVYEPRILATAGNLALICARHGPGSLGRPKYNFFVYHAPTRRHESPRLGLLPHPEPDLFPWDKYCYFTQGEVGILRYRTRSHRPPFIITHTTPKNDEYDAYKIATIYTRIEESGITDYDLFIYDSKTEAWTRDATVFPQEPPRHFSSDRVVTIARTMVWVDLSQGMILCDLLHAPPQEDKSTGEGRPRQLRYIPLPKSVRPLGPHEIPSFSRDVAVVDGRVKFVALEIDSSCPGRWTAATWSMSVGDSEFRKDGEVKCADIAPSDALDLGSFFVGHPTLSSHCGDILYLMAKASLYALDRESIVIAVDMKNMKVGRVAKYTMQRAGCMTFAYMHTTISKYLAPPRDSKGNMKRRGQILLGSFHKKPHVITFMSGHGEDQVEGAGDHMYDLPSMSDDEDNMDLG, encoded by the exons ATGTCCCTGTCTAGCTACTTTGATGCGTCCCTGCGTCCGCCGCCAGAGAGCGGCGATGCGGAAGAAGACGAGAGGGATTCCTGGGACTGGGGGGAAGCCCTCATCGACAGCGTCGCCTACATGATCGACGAGAGCAACCACACGTCCGCTCGCTGCCCCTTCACCACGAGAGAGGGCAGCCCGGAGCAGCTTCAGGTCACTTTCTGCCTCAACCCGCCGCCGCATGTTTCCTACTTCTCCATAGCCTACACCAGCGGCGAACCCACCCGGTTCGTCTACGAGCCTCGGATACTTGCCACGGCGGGCAATCTCGCCCTCATCTGCGCGAGGCACGGCCCCGGCTCGCTGGGCAGACCCAAGTACAACTTCTTCGTCTACCATGCCCCCACCCGTCGCCATGAATCCCCCAGGCTAGGGCTGCTTCCCCACCCGGAGCCCGACCTGTTTCCATGGGACAAATACTGCTACTTCACCCAGGGCGAGGTTGGCATCCTCCGCTACCGCACCAGGAGCCACAGACCCCCCTTCATCATCACCCACACTACTCCCAAAAACGACGAATACGATGCCTACAAAATCGCCACGATTTATACCCGGATCGAGGAATCAGGGATCACGGACTACGACCTCTTCATCTACGATTCCAAGACTGAGGCTTGGACCCGCGACGCTACTGTTTTTCCGCAGGAGCCTCCTCGACATTTTAGTTCCGACAGGGTCGTCACCATCGCCCGCACCATGGTCTGGGTCGACCTATCGCAGGGCATGATCCTCTGCGACTTGCTGCACGCGCCGCCTCAGGAGGATAAAAGCACCGGGGAAGGGCGCCCGAGGCAGCTTCGCTACATCCCGCTGCCCAAGTCGGTGCGGCCACTAGGCCCGCACGAAATCCCGTCCTTCTCTCGGGATGTCGCCGTCGTTGATGGCCGCGTCAAGTTCGTCGCCCTTGAGATCGACAGCAGCTGCCCGGGCCGGTGGACCGCTGCTACGTGGAGCATGTCAGTTGGTGATTCAGAGTTTCGAAAGGACGGGGAGGTGAAATGTGCTGATATTGCCCCCTCCGATGCGTTGGATCTTGGGTCTTTCTTTGTTGGCCACCCAACTCTCAGCTCCCACTGTGGCGATATTCTCTACCTCATGGCCAAGGCTAGTCTATATGCACTTGACCGCGAGTCAATCGTGATTGCTGTTGACATGAAGAACATGAAGGTGGGGCGAGTTGCCAAGTACACCATGCAAAGAGCAGGCTGCATGACCTTCGCCTACATGCACACTACCATCTCCAAGTATCTCGCTCCACCACGAG ATTCAAAAGGTAACATGAAACGACGAGGGCAGATCTTGCTGGGATCCTTTCACAAGAAGCCGCATGTGATTACTTTCATGTCCGGGCATGGCGAAGACCAAGTGGAAGGAGCGGGTGATCACATGTACGATCTGCCATCGATGAGCGACGACGAGGATAATATGGACTTGGGATAA